DNA from Malus sylvestris chromosome 11, drMalSylv7.2, whole genome shotgun sequence:
gtttgttccaaaggcatttattgccttcgtcttctggggctgtaccgcgtaatgaagctccaaatgatcaacctctgatgcctcctccttctagggttctgtccagtactgaggctccaaatgatcccccttcggtgccttctctttctggggctctaccgactgctgagacttctcctaagcaacctttgtgaatgctccctcttgtgtgcttattttgactcatgtatatgtacatatttgtagcttatcggggatatcaataaataagctttccttcatttcaacgtattgtgttaaatacaccaaagccttcttcgctaagttctttgaattttcttttgttaaagcttgtatgttgaagctctccaccagtagaagcttcattcttgcacttctaagatcttgatttgtccgacctcttctctcttcaacacctttgaaaatgtctggcccctccgaccgtcgttttgacttgaaccttgttgaagaggcagccccgccttctccagacaacatatggcgcccatccttcgtctcccctactggtcctcttaccgttggggattccgtgatgaagaatgatatgaccgctgcggtggtggccatgaaccttctcactcccaaagataacagactactttccaaacggtctgatgagttagctgttaaggattcgctggctctcagtgttcagtgtgcaggtttcgAATCTGGATTTTCGTCGAAGTCTCTTTGTGAGGAAATCGGGAATCCATAAATTATATTCGTTTATCATATATCGTacggtcaaaaattattttaaatatttttatttaaatttaaatataaataatacctgaTAAAAACTAATCGTACGATATATGATAAACATACATAATTTACAAATCCTCATTATCCTTGCCAAAAGGATTCAGTGAGAATCCTCTTGGCTTTCTTTTGTCaattagtttcttttttctACATAAAGACTTGACTTGATTTGTGAAGaccatttatatttttttttggtgtaaAGTTCAGTTCATTTAAATATTCACActtttcattcatttttattCATCTTTTTAGGTTTAGgagaacaagaaaaagaaacaactaTCATTGTAAAAAATGCAATGGTAGTTAGAGGCCATAGCCACATATATAACAAGTGTTAGATCATCTTTCTACATCCCCTACATAAATGTGTATTGACCTAGAATAGGGATGAAATATTGGAAAATTGAGTCTTTCTCGACAACTAATCATCTTCGAAGCGAAAACCGAAAACTTTGATACAACGAGGCATTCTCCCATATGGTTTACCTAATAGCCCCAAAAAAAGTATTCTTTAGTTACCGTTTTCCCTTTCTTTCATTTCTCATGAACAAATATACGATGGGGTTTATGGTGCTaagttttttaataaaaaagaaatatcCTTCAAGGCTACCACTTCTTAGGTGATAAGTTATCAACTTCCTCAAAGTTGTTATTCCAACTTTGAAATTGCACTATCCTCAAAGTTGTTATTCCAGCTTTGACATTTATGAACATCGGCGGAAGCTCAAGCACTTCGGGATGCTTTTCTCTTGGCCAATCAACGTTAAATCAAGAAAATTGTGGTGGAAGGCGACTCAAAGATTGTTATTGATGCAGCTTGGGAAAATATGCGATACCGTGGATTTGGTGAAATGGAATCAAGTCTTTAAAGAAGCAAACTTTATAGCAGATGCTATTACCGTTCTTGAGTATAATTGTACTAATTTATATGTTTGGGATGGGTATGTTCCTGCCTAAGCAAAAAAAGCTCTTTTGTATGACTCTTGAGACTAGACttggcagtttctgacacgatacgatgacacgacacgaaaataacgggtttcgggtcaacacgataacctatcgggtcattatcgggtgacccgttaagaacccgttattaacgggttcttaacgggtatacacgtgggtaacacgtgggtgacccgtttcgacccgttaagaaaaaaattaatttgataattttaaagtttaattactaaaagatttattataaaatacaatagccatattaatatatacaatatattctatattacatatatttttttgtattattattctatataagttataaaaaaaaagttttagtcattatttatttttaggggCTTTTAGATCTAGGTCCAAAAATATAGATGATTTTTAGGAGTGAGTCCAGTTATataattacatgtttttatttcttttatactcattttatatttctttaaaatattaaaaatcaattaaaatattcTAATATGAAgcatttttcaactccaaaaaatctaattaatatcttataacagaaaaaactaatatactataaacgagatatgaaacctaactaaaaagtaggaaaaacataatatacctacaagcgAAGCAAGACACATTAATCTGTAACACGTTAATTATAAAGAAGAATCTGTCATAtagatacataaaaataattaacctgtgatataggttgagtataaaaattaaaaataaaatctataaacGAGGTttaaagagggaggaagaacaagaaataacaaaataataataataataataatcaaagagataattaggaagaaatttgatttttataataaatcttattattgaatagataattattgataattaaataattaaatttaaagaattggacttattttaataaattggactattcttactattggctaaaaaaattggacttatatcaagtttccccttatttttattatgagagttctttattatcattactaatTTACTAGGataataaattttacttaacagtTAACATgttcttgtccaaaattaaaataaactagtataatatttgtataggcaagaactaagaagacatacatacaatacaagtatgaaaaatgtgaaagaatatataaacacttgctattcatcattattcctctacgagtagataatggttacactttatcgtttagatttttaaaatcctcccaaaccctcatgaataatgttttttatttgaaggcaaaattaataaaattaataataattattgtagaagtgtaaaaaatgtaaaaaaaatatccaaTCACTcttaatgacaagctttacaactttcatgaaggggtcagcttcgaaatccaacactataatccataaaccttcaatttatatttaaccgtcgattatcatttacgctttattcttgttactgaatttcattttttaaattttctttttttaaaacatgatcatctggtggatgtaagaagatgaacggttcatatctttgatatcacgtttcgatatttatggttaattgaaatatgagttgatgtcatatagtttgtataaactttataaacatcaagcaatattttgaCTAATCGTAAAACTTTgaacataatatcaacgatccaaaccgttcatcttcttgcatcctctaatagatcatgtttttaaaaaagaaaatctgaaaaaacaaaatttgatgagaaaaataaagcataaatgtaaacaataatcaacggttaaattttgatctatgatttatatgattatagtggcgaatttcgaagttaagttcttcacaaaagttgtaaagcttgttattacgagcgtttatatattttttctatattttttatacttctacattaattaaaaaactattaaagactttacttaaatAACAGCCGTTAGATCAATGAGATTAAATCTGTACCGTTGGATTCTAtttcaattatattattacaattttttttggacaaaaaaccCCTCATATTTTCCATTGTTTTCCATATGAGTCCGGActgatttgatcaaaacaaaaaaaccccaCTGCCTAGCCCTAAATTCTTTCTGTCTAGTCTCCCCACTCCCGGCCGTAACCCTCTCCCAACCCGCCCGCGGCGCCGTTTGTTCTTCCTAGCCCCTCTCTCCCGCCGTCTTTCTTCCAAAATTCCGACAGCCACGATCTTCTCGTCTTCCATTCGTACGACATCTTCCTATGTAAGTATTTCTCCCTCTtcaacctttctctctcttcactctTTCTACGCTCATATTTCCCATTTCTGACCACGAACGATTGACACAGCTTCTTGCGTTGGATTCCTCTCTTGGAAtggaagccatggaagaaggagaagaaggagctgCTACTCCATTTTGGTATGCACTGACTCACAGATCACCTTAACTCGACCTGCAAGTTTCGAATCCCAATTTGtaattttggatttggattccGGGATTCCGGTTCCAACTGGGAATTGGGTTTCGTTTCAAATTCCCAAATTTTGAGGATTTacaacaaaatttcaaattttgaatgttGTATATGTTTTCAGGTGATCAGGGCGTATGTTTCAAAGCATGGCTGATAGGATTTCTGATGGATATATTCGGAGCTTTGTTAATGTTGAGAGCATTGTCTTTAGCTCCTGTAAGTGCTTCAACCCCGAAGCTAGGATTTTTCATTGTTTATTGTTTCGATTTTTGGggtatttgttttctttctgcaaTTTGTTTACGTATTTGGTGATTGGAATTAATGCTGTGCTACATTTTGATGAATGTTGGATGATGTATTTTTCAGGTGTCTGTCATACAACCGGTTTCCGGGTGTGGACTTGCGATTCTTTCAATCTTTTCCCATTTTTATCTGAAGGAAATGATGAATGATGTTGACTGGATGGGGATTACATTAGCAGGCATTGGCACTATAGGTAATGTAAGTTCTTCACTGTGCTTGAAAATTCAAGTGTCTTCACTGGGAACTGTTACATTACTTTTGATtgtgtgttttgttttaagAATAATTTGTGTGAGATTTTGTATTTGCAGGGGTTGGTGCCGGAGGTGAGGAGCAAAAGGCTTCCATAATATCGGTGTTTCATCTACCATGGTTGGCAATTGTAGTCGCCTTCTTGTTTGTAGGTACCTTATACCGTGCATCATCTGATGTTTATAGTTGGACACTTGGGTTTATGCAGTGTAATGATTCTAACCCTGCAAGGCCTCTTTAAATAGGTCCTCCTTAATGGGTGGCTACGCATCTACAGACGTCAACGCAAAGAACAGGAGTTGGTAAGCTGATTACTTCGTTTCATCTATCTTTAGTGTTTGAGTATGGTGCCCACGACCAGTTCACTGATACCTGCTCATGGTACAGATGGAATATGAAGTTGTTGAAGAAATTATATATGGCTTGGAATCTGGCATTTTGTTCGGGTATGATTCTGTCCAGCATGTTTCTTATCACGATTCACATATAGATTCATCTCTCTCATCTTTCAGTTCTAAAAGGGAAATTATTAAAAAGCATATAATGAGTTATAGTGTGCATGCTAGTAGATGTCAATGATGTGTTGAGCATGTCAGTTGTGTGTACTTTATGTTACAAACGATAGAAAGttttaagggctggtttggtattgctgcgctttgaaaaaaagctgctgtgagaataagcggctgtgctgtgagaataagcggctgtgaaataaagtcagtagagtgtttggtaaacttttttgtgaaagtgcttttggaaaaaaaatcaggatgatagtgtgtcttttcattaaaggagcactgtagctccgtgtgctttgaaaaaactggctttttttcaaagcagcaaatagcagcttcagcttttcctttgattttcagcttattctcacagcagcttccaaaataagcccttttttttcagtttaccaaacacaaaaatgaccctcaacTTTTtatcacagtggctttttttaaaatcacctcaatcccaaacggggcctaagTCTTGTTGATTTAAATCATGAAGCTGCTGTTGTTGTCAAGCCATGTTTAAAATTATAATGCAATTATCACACATCTTATTGCAGGATGGCATCTGTGATATCAAAGATGGGATTTGTGTTATTGGAGCAGGGTTTCCACAGCATGCTGGTCCCGATATGCGTGATAATCAGCATATGTTGTAGTGGTACAGGGTTTTATTACCAGGTATGTTAAGCACTTTACCAAGTTCCTAGTTTCATATCCATGTGCTCACGTAAATTGAATGTCGGTCCCATGAAATAAATTTATAGTCCCATTGACTATCAAATTGTAATCAAGCAATACCATTCTTGCATGGTTAGAAGATTGATTTGTGTTTTGGTTCTAATCAAGCAATTGTGGGTTCAACCTTTTTTTCACTCAAAAAAAgtgttatgttttttatttaattatttattggtttaaaatatattttccttaacgggtaacgggtcgggtcatatt
Protein-coding regions in this window:
- the LOC126590416 gene encoding probable magnesium transporter NIPA9, with product MGFMPLSPAVFLPKFRQPRSSRLPFVRHLPIFLRWIPLLEWKPWKKEKKELLLHFGDQGVCFKAWLIGFLMDIFGALLMLRALSLAPVSVIQPVSGCGLAILSIFSHFYLKEMMNDVDWMGITLAGIGTIGVGAGGEEQKASIISVFHLPWLAIVVAFLFVLLNGWLRIYRRQRKEQELMEYEVVEEIIYGLESGILFGMASVISKMGFVLLEQGFHSMLVPICVIISICCSGTGFYYQAPCRLPVPVLNSQRKHTPSPMPTPNRRPGRTAIHPYVP